The genomic segment TCAATTGAATTTTTTTGTTATCTTTAAATGTAGAAACGCGGATTTTCGGGCCTTGTAAGTCACCAAGAACTGCAACATGAACACCTAACTCTTTAGCGATGTTACGAGCGTCTGTAGCACGTTTTAAATGATCTTCTGGTGAGCCATGTGAGAAGTTAAGACGTACAACATTTGCGCCGGCTGCGATGATTTTACGTAGGTTGTCATCACGATCTGTTGCTGGACCAAGTGTTGTAACGATTTTAGTTCTGCGGAACATAAGATACTCCGTTAATATTAAGAAAAAGAATTCGGTACAAATATGAAACTATATTAACAGAGATTTTAGTATTTTGTAGGAAAGTTACGAACAAAAAGGTCATTTTTAATGTTTTATTTTTGTGACAGATTCGATATTTACAGAAAATAAAGGCCAAACAGTCAAGACTGTTCGGCCTTTTGGAAGTGTCATTCAACAGAAATATTTAGATAGTAAGATCTTTATTAACTCGTGATTCTTTCAATACTTCCTTAACTCGCTTCAAATTGTCACGGAATCGAGGTCCACGTCTTAGGGTAAATCCAGTTGCGAGAACATCGATAGTGACCAACTGAGCTAGACGAGATGCCATGGGTAGGTACATATCGGTATCTTCTGGTACTTCCATGGTTACAGGCAACGTACATTCATGGGACAGTGGGGAATTACGTGCTGTAATCCCAATCACTGCAGCACCATTTTCACGTGCGATACGTGCAATTTCAATCAATGATTTAGTACGGCCTGTATGGGATATCAACACAACAACATCACCTTCATTACAACCAATGCAGCTCATACGTTGCATGAGAACATCATCAAAACAAATTACTGGGACGTTAAAACGAAAGAATTTATTTTGAGCATCATGTGCAACAGATGATGAGGCACCAAGACCAAAGAATGAGATTGTTTTTGCTTGAGTGAGAATATCGACGGCTTTGTTGACAGCAACCACATCAAGGCTTTGACGTGCGGTATCAAGGGATGCCATTGAAGACTCAAAGATTTTTGTTGTGTACGACTCAGGTGAATCATCTTCTTCTACATGTCGACTTACGTATGGCGTACCATTAGCAAGACTTTGAGCAAGATGTAATTTAAAATCAGGGAACCCTTTAGTATCCAGTCGTCGGCAAAAGCGGTTTACGGTCGGCTCACTGACGTCAGCCATTTTGGCAAGGGTAGCGATACTTGAGTGGATAGCTGTTTGAGGAGAAGCTAAAATAACTTCTGCCACTTTACGCTCTGACTTACTAAACTGTGTCAGGCTCTTTTGCACCTTTTCAAGGGTATTCATAAGCAATTGTCCGCTAAAATGGATGATGTAATTTTATATCATAAATTACAATTTGAGAGGAAATGAAGTAATTTTTATCCCTCTAAAAACAAAATGTAGTCACTTTTCATCGTTGTTTTGTAACTAGACTAAGATAGTAAAGTAATTTAATCACCAAAATACTATCAGGTTTTATGTTAATAATGCTAGATACAAAACAAAGGATTATTTTCAAATTATAGATGCACAAAACTAATTCTGTTGTTATATTACAACAAAAGTGTGGTTTAAATCGTCGGATACTTAAATTTCGTAAGGTGAATCACACAAAATAAAGGAGTATGTAGAGCAATGAGTAACTCAACTTCAGGGGCTAAAGCTTGCGATTTTGTGCTTTTTGGTACAAAGGGCGATCTCGCGAGACGTAAATTGTTGCCTTCGCTTTATCAACTAGATAAAGCTAACCTGTTAGATACAGACACTAAAGTGATTGGCGTTGCAAAAGATGCCTTCACTCAAGAAGAATTTATCGCGTTAGTACAAAAAGCATTAAATACCTTTGTAAAAGATGAATTATGTGAAGAGACCTTAGAACGCTTTATTGGGCGTTGTCATTATATAGGGACTAATTTTACAGAAGCTGAAGGTTACAAAGCATTCCATGACCTATTAGAACCAACAAAACGTGTCATGGTTAGTTACTTCGCAACGCCTCCTTCTATTTTTGGCGATATCTGTCGCTGTTTAAATGAACAAAACCTCATCCATCCTGACACTCGTATCGTTTTAGAAAAACCAATCGGTACGTGTTTAGCATCATCAAAAGTCATTAACGACAAAGTTTCTGAATACTTCAACGAAAACCAAGTTTATCGTATTGACCATTATCTTGGTAAAGAAACCGTTCAAAACCTAATTGCACTTCGATTTGCTAACTCGCTATTTGCGTCAAAGTGGGATAATCGAACAATTGATCATGTACAAATTACAGTTGCTGAAGAAGTGGGCATCGAAGGGCGTTGGGGCTACTTTGATACTGCTGGTCAAATGCGTGACATGATTCAAAACCATTTATTACAAGTGCTGACACTGGTTGCAATGGATCCGCCTGTCAATCTTGATGCTGACAGCATCCGTGATGAAAAAGTAAAAGTACTTAAATCTCTTCGTCCAATTACGCCATACAATGTTTTTGAAAATACCGTACGTGGTCAATATACCGCAGGTTTCTTAAAAGGCAGCCCTGTTCCTGGTTACCTTGAAGAAGAGGGCGCTAATGTTAAGTCTAATACTGAAACGTTTGTCGCACTGCGTGTTGATATTGATAACTGGCGTTGGGCTGGGGTGCCATTTTACTTGCGCAGCGGTAAACGTATGCCGTTCAAGAGTTCTGAAATTGTGGTTTATTTTAAAAACCCACCATTGAATCTATACCGTGACAGTATGCGCAACCTGCCACCAAATAAATTAACCATTCGTCTGCAGCCTCACGAGGGTGTAGAGATCCAAATGATGAATAAAGTGCCTGGTCTTGAAGAGAAGCAGCGCATTCAAACTACTAAACTTGATTTAAGTTTTACCGATACTTTCAAAAATGAACGTATTGCTGATGCTTATGAGCGTTTGTTACTTGAAGCCATGATAGGTAATCAAGCCTTATTTGTTCGTCGTGATGAAGTTGAAGAAGCGTGGACATGGGTTGATGGCATCATGAACTCTTGGGAAAAAGGCGGTGAAAAACCTAAGCCTTATCCAGCAGGGACATGGGGCCCAGTTGCTTCAGTTGCACTGATCACTAAAGACGGTCGCTCTTGGGACGAATAAGGAATGAGTCATGATTAAAGAATCTGTATTTAAATCATTCGATACTCCTGCTGATTTAGAAGCTAAATTAGCAGAGAAAATTTCTAATCAATTGCAAGATGCTGTTGATAGTCGTGGTAAAGCCAGTCTTGTAGTATCAGGCGGTTCTACACCGTTAAAACTGTTTAAATTACTTAGTAATAAAGCAATTGATTGGAGTGATGTTTACATTACATTAGCTGACGAACGTTGGGTTGATGCTGAAGAAGCAGACTCTAATGAGCGCCTAGTCCGTGAGCACCTTCTACAAAACCGTGCTGCTAGTGCTAAGTTTCGTGGTTTGAAAAACATGTTCGATAGTCCAGAAAAGGGCTGCGAAATGACCATTGAATCATTAGCTAACTTTCCAAAGCCTTTCGATGTGGTGGTATTAGGTATGGGAACAGATGGGCATACATGCTCATGGTTCCCATGCAGTGCTGAACTTGAAAACGCTTTTACGACTGATTTGTTATGCGCAGCTGTCAATCCGACAACAGCACCGCATCCCCGCATCACATTATCCAAAGGGGCAATCTTAAACAGTCGTCAGATTTATCTTCATCTTGTTGGTGAATCTAAATTATCCGTATATCGCCAAGCATTACAAAATGACGATGTGAACGAAATGCCTATTAGAGCCGTATTAGCGCAGCGTAAAACGCCCGTTGATGTGTTCTATAGCGCTTAAGGAGTCAATTATGCACTCAGTAGTTCAAGCTGTTACCGATAGAATAATCGAACGAAGCAAAGATACACGTAAGAAATACCTTGAAGCTCTTAACGATGCTAATGCAAAAGGCGTACACCGCAGTGCTTTAAGCTGCGGTAACTTAGCCCATGGGTTTGCTGCTTGTCAGCCTGCAGATAAAGAATCATTACGTCAATTTACTAAAGCTAACATTGGTATTGTTACAGCATTTAATGACATGCTGTCGGCTCATCAGCCATATGAAGATTATCCAAATTTCTTAAAGAAAGCCTGTCAGGAAGTAGGCAGTGTTGCTCAAGTTGCCGCAGGTGTACCTGCGATGTGTGACGGTGTGACACAAGGTCAACCTGGTATGGAACTCAGTCTACTTAGCCGTGAAGTCATTGCGATGTCGACTGCTGTAGGGTTATCTCACAATATGTTTGATGGCGCTTTATTATTAGGTATCTGTGACAAAATCGTGCCGGGTTTATTGATCGGTGCGTTAAGTTTTGGTCACTTACCGATGTTATTTGTGCCAGCTGGCCCAATGAAATCGGGTATTCCTAATAAAGAAAAAGCGCGAGTACGCCAACTTTTCGCTCAAGGCAAAGTTGATAGAGAAGCATTGTTAGAAGCTGAATCTAGCTCTTACCACAGTGCTGGTACGTGTACTTTCTACGGTACTGCAAATTCAAATCAATTAATGCTCGAAGTTATGGGGCTTCAATTACCTGGTTCGTCATTTGTTAACCCAGATGATCCGTTACGTGATGCATTAACGTCAATGGCAGCTAAACAGGTATGTCGTTTAACTTCAATGGGAACGCAATACAGTCCAATTGGTGAAATCGTTAATGAAAAATCAGTTGTTAACGGCATCGTCGCACTATTGGCAACAGGTGGTTCTACCAACTTAACCATGCATATAGTTGCTGCTGCTCGTGCTGCAGGGATCATTGTCAATTGGGATGATTTTTCAGAACTTTCTGCAAACGTGCCTTTACTTGCTCGTGTTTACCCTAATGGCCATGCTGATATTAACCATTTCCATGCCGCTGGCGGTATGGCGTTATTGGTTAAAGAACTATTGGATGCCGGCTTGTTACACGAAGACGTTAATACAGTTGCAGGCTTTGGTTTACGTAAATATACCCAAGAGCCTCGATTGGTCGACGGCGAACTGATTTGGGTTGAAGGCCCAACAGAAAGTTTAGACAAAGAAGTGTTAACCCATATTGATACACCATTCCAATCAAATGGTGGCTTAACATTGCTCAAAGGTAATATCGGACGAGCTGTTATTAAAGTATCGGCAGTGCCAGTTGCTAATCGTGTTGTTGAAGCGCCAGCAGTTGTTATTGACGATCAAAACAAGTTAGACGCTATCTTTAAAGCGGGTGAGTTAGATAAGGACTGTGTTGTCGTGGTTAAAGGTCAAGGACCTAAAGCCAATGGCATGCCAGAACTTCATAAGTTAACCCCTTACTTAGGTACGCTACAAGATAAAGGCTTTAAAGTCGCACTAGTGACTGATGGCCGCATGTCAGGTGCGTCAGGCAAGGTGCCTGCCGCTATTCATCTAACACCAGAAGCGTTAGACGGTGGCATGATTGCAAAAATTGAAAACGGCGATGTAATTCGTGTTAATTCTGATACTGGTGAACTAACACTTTTAGTTGACGATGCAACATTAGCCGCTAGGACAGCTGCTAAAGTCGATTTACATCATTCAAGTTTTGGCATGGGACGTGAATTATTTGGTGCTTTACGAAGTAATTTAAGTGGTCCTGAAACCGGCGCTCGCTGTACCAGTGCCATTGATGAAAAATACTAATTGTAAGGAAGAATAACGAATGCTTGAGAATAACTGGACGATACAGCCACAAGATATTTTTAAACGCAGTCCGATTGTTCCTGTAATGGTTATCAATAAAATTGAGCATGCAGTACCGTTAGCGAAAGCGTTAGTTGCGGGCGGTATCAGTGTTTTAGAGATAACTTTACGCACAGAGTGCGCTTTAG from the Shewanella japonica genome contains:
- the zwf gene encoding glucose-6-phosphate dehydrogenase, producing MSNSTSGAKACDFVLFGTKGDLARRKLLPSLYQLDKANLLDTDTKVIGVAKDAFTQEEFIALVQKALNTFVKDELCEETLERFIGRCHYIGTNFTEAEGYKAFHDLLEPTKRVMVSYFATPPSIFGDICRCLNEQNLIHPDTRIVLEKPIGTCLASSKVINDKVSEYFNENQVYRIDHYLGKETVQNLIALRFANSLFASKWDNRTIDHVQITVAEEVGIEGRWGYFDTAGQMRDMIQNHLLQVLTLVAMDPPVNLDADSIRDEKVKVLKSLRPITPYNVFENTVRGQYTAGFLKGSPVPGYLEEEGANVKSNTETFVALRVDIDNWRWAGVPFYLRSGKRMPFKSSEIVVYFKNPPLNLYRDSMRNLPPNKLTIRLQPHEGVEIQMMNKVPGLEEKQRIQTTKLDLSFTDTFKNERIADAYERLLLEAMIGNQALFVRRDEVEEAWTWVDGIMNSWEKGGEKPKPYPAGTWGPVASVALITKDGRSWDE
- the pgl gene encoding 6-phosphogluconolactonase, with the protein product MIKESVFKSFDTPADLEAKLAEKISNQLQDAVDSRGKASLVVSGGSTPLKLFKLLSNKAIDWSDVYITLADERWVDAEEADSNERLVREHLLQNRAASAKFRGLKNMFDSPEKGCEMTIESLANFPKPFDVVVLGMGTDGHTCSWFPCSAELENAFTTDLLCAAVNPTTAPHPRITLSKGAILNSRQIYLHLVGESKLSVYRQALQNDDVNEMPIRAVLAQRKTPVDVFYSA
- the edd gene encoding phosphogluconate dehydratase — encoded protein: MHSVVQAVTDRIIERSKDTRKKYLEALNDANAKGVHRSALSCGNLAHGFAACQPADKESLRQFTKANIGIVTAFNDMLSAHQPYEDYPNFLKKACQEVGSVAQVAAGVPAMCDGVTQGQPGMELSLLSREVIAMSTAVGLSHNMFDGALLLGICDKIVPGLLIGALSFGHLPMLFVPAGPMKSGIPNKEKARVRQLFAQGKVDREALLEAESSSYHSAGTCTFYGTANSNQLMLEVMGLQLPGSSFVNPDDPLRDALTSMAAKQVCRLTSMGTQYSPIGEIVNEKSVVNGIVALLATGGSTNLTMHIVAAARAAGIIVNWDDFSELSANVPLLARVYPNGHADINHFHAAGGMALLVKELLDAGLLHEDVNTVAGFGLRKYTQEPRLVDGELIWVEGPTESLDKEVLTHIDTPFQSNGGLTLLKGNIGRAVIKVSAVPVANRVVEAPAVVIDDQNKLDAIFKAGELDKDCVVVVKGQGPKANGMPELHKLTPYLGTLQDKGFKVALVTDGRMSGASGKVPAAIHLTPEALDGGMIAKIENGDVIRVNSDTGELTLLVDDATLAARTAAKVDLHHSSFGMGRELFGALRSNLSGPETGARCTSAIDEKY
- a CDS encoding MurR/RpiR family transcriptional regulator, whose protein sequence is MNTLEKVQKSLTQFSKSERKVAEVILASPQTAIHSSIATLAKMADVSEPTVNRFCRRLDTKGFPDFKLHLAQSLANGTPYVSRHVEEDDSPESYTTKIFESSMASLDTARQSLDVVAVNKAVDILTQAKTISFFGLGASSSVAHDAQNKFFRFNVPVICFDDVLMQRMSCIGCNEGDVVVLISHTGRTKSLIEIARIARENGAAVIGITARNSPLSHECTLPVTMEVPEDTDMYLPMASRLAQLVTIDVLATGFTLRRGPRFRDNLKRVKEVLKESRVNKDLTI